A single Cucumis melo cultivar AY chromosome 4, USDA_Cmelo_AY_1.0, whole genome shotgun sequence DNA region contains:
- the LOC103503985 gene encoding probable hexosyltransferase MUCI70 isoform X4 — translation MSWTTWKGCAFEFGGSGKNKNSRLETKSEFAATTTPKLDDSKLETVKESGLDKKPDGNLNRLDPVTRMVNGVRERCLKILPPKELEQLDIPVLEGSPVPEIDVNYISDSDNSLSVDKTSFSRQSMNSTRFNLFTGYQTLEQRENSYKVNRTVEVHCGFYSDDGGFKISNEDKTFMRTCTFVVSTCAFGGGDDLYQPIGMSEASLRKVCYVAFWDEVTLSVQESAGRVIGEGGFIGKWRVVVVRDLPFADQRLNGKIPKMLGHRLFPNVKYSIWVDSKSQFRRDPLGVFEALLWRSNSELAISQHGARSSVYDEAGAVVKKHKATPEEVDVQIKQYRHDQFPDDKRFNGHKALAEASVIVREHSPVVNLFMCLWFNEVVRFTSRDQLSFPYVLWRLKVVKKINMFPVCIRKDLVNSMGHISKAKPLNVSRLS, via the exons ATGAGTTGGACGACATGGAAAGGATGCGCGTTCGAGTTCGGAGGAAGCGGAAAAAACAAG AATTCAAGGCTGGAGACGAAATCGGAGTTTGCTGCCACAACGACGCCAAAGTTAGACGATTCGAAACTTGAAACTGTCAAGGAGTCGGGGTTGGACAAAAAACCAGATGGAAATTTGAATAGACTCGATCCAGTTACTAGGATGGTTAACGGAGTAAGAGAAC GTTGCTTGAAAATTCTGCCTCCGAAAGAACTTGAGCAATTGGATATTCCTGTGCTAGAAGGTTCGCCAGTTCCCGAGATTGATGTGAACTACATATCTGATAGTGACAATTCGTTGTCAGTAGATAAAACTTCCTTCTCACGACAAAGTATGAATTCAACAAGATTTAATCTATTTACTGGATACCAGACTCTCGAGCAAAGAGAAAACAGTTATAAG GTAAATAGAACTGTTGAGGTACATTGCGGTTTTTACAGCGATGATGGGGGTTTTAAAATTTCTAATGAAGACAAAACTTTCATGCGAACATGCACCTTTGTGGTGTCGACATGTGCATTTGGTGGTGGAGATGATCTTTATCAACCTATTGGAATGTCAGAGGCCTCACTTCGCAAG GTTTGCTATGTTGCGTTTTGGGATGAAGTCACTTTAAGTGTTCAAGAATCAGCGGGACGTGTTATTGGTGAGGGTGGATTTATTGGGAAATGGCGTGTTGTAGTTGTGAGGGATCTTCCCTTCGCTGATCAAAGATTGAATGGCAAAATTCCGAAG ATGTTGGGTCATCGTCTCTTCCCTAATGTGAAGTACTCCATTTGGGTAGATTCAAAGTCTCAGTTCCGGAGAGATCCACTAGGAGTGTTTGAAGCTCTTCTTTGGCGTTCAAATTCTGAACTTGCAATATCACAACATGGAGCTCGTAGTAGTGTCTACGATGAGGCCGGAGCTGTGGTCAAGAAACATAAAGCCACCCCAGAAGAAGTTGATGTGCAGATAAAACAATACCGTCATGATCAGTTCCCAGATGACAAGAGATTTAATGGCCATAAAG CCCTTGCAGAGGCGTCTGTGATTGTTAGGGAGCACTCTCCGGTGGTGAATCTGTTCATGTGCCTGTGGTTTAATGAGGTGGTGCGATTTACTTCCAGAGATCAACTTAGCTTTCCATACGTTCTATGGCGGCTAAAAGTTGTTAAGAAAATTAATATGTTCCCAGTTTGCATTCGCAAAGATCTTGTCAATAGTATGGGTCACATAAGTAAGGCTAAGCCTCTGAATGTGAGCCGATTATCTTGA
- the LOC103503985 gene encoding probable hexosyltransferase MUCI70 isoform X3 has protein sequence MSWTTWKGCAFEFGGSGKNKNSRLETKSEFAATTTPKLDDSKLETVKESGLDKKPDGNLNRLDPVTRMVNGVRERCLKILPPKELEQLDIPVLEGSPVPEIDVNYISDSDNSLSVDKTSFSRQSMNSTRFNLFTGYQTLEQRENSYKSWWLSTSSRNSLVQVNRTVEVHCGFYSDDGGFKISNEDKTFMRTCTFVVSTCAFGGGDDLYQPIGMSEASLRKVCYVAFWDEVTLSVQESAGRVIGEGGFIGKWRVVVVRDLPFADQRLNGKIPKMLGHRLFPNVKYSIWVDSKSQFRRDPLGVFEALLWRSNSELAISQHGARSSVYDEAGAVVKKHKATPEEVDVQIKQYRHDQFPDDKRFNGHKALAEASVIVREHSPVVNLFMCLWFNEVVRFTSRDQLSFPYVLWRLKVVKKINMFPVCIRKDLVNSMGHISKAKPLNVSRLS, from the exons ATGAGTTGGACGACATGGAAAGGATGCGCGTTCGAGTTCGGAGGAAGCGGAAAAAACAAG AATTCAAGGCTGGAGACGAAATCGGAGTTTGCTGCCACAACGACGCCAAAGTTAGACGATTCGAAACTTGAAACTGTCAAGGAGTCGGGGTTGGACAAAAAACCAGATGGAAATTTGAATAGACTCGATCCAGTTACTAGGATGGTTAACGGAGTAAGAGAAC GTTGCTTGAAAATTCTGCCTCCGAAAGAACTTGAGCAATTGGATATTCCTGTGCTAGAAGGTTCGCCAGTTCCCGAGATTGATGTGAACTACATATCTGATAGTGACAATTCGTTGTCAGTAGATAAAACTTCCTTCTCACGACAAAGTATGAATTCAACAAGATTTAATCTATTTACTGGATACCAGACTCTCGAGCAAAGAGAAAACAGTTATAAG TCTTGGTGGCTCTCAACAAGCTCTAGGAATTCGTTGGTACAGGTAAATAGAACTGTTGAGGTACATTGCGGTTTTTACAGCGATGATGGGGGTTTTAAAATTTCTAATGAAGACAAAACTTTCATGCGAACATGCACCTTTGTGGTGTCGACATGTGCATTTGGTGGTGGAGATGATCTTTATCAACCTATTGGAATGTCAGAGGCCTCACTTCGCAAG GTTTGCTATGTTGCGTTTTGGGATGAAGTCACTTTAAGTGTTCAAGAATCAGCGGGACGTGTTATTGGTGAGGGTGGATTTATTGGGAAATGGCGTGTTGTAGTTGTGAGGGATCTTCCCTTCGCTGATCAAAGATTGAATGGCAAAATTCCGAAG ATGTTGGGTCATCGTCTCTTCCCTAATGTGAAGTACTCCATTTGGGTAGATTCAAAGTCTCAGTTCCGGAGAGATCCACTAGGAGTGTTTGAAGCTCTTCTTTGGCGTTCAAATTCTGAACTTGCAATATCACAACATGGAGCTCGTAGTAGTGTCTACGATGAGGCCGGAGCTGTGGTCAAGAAACATAAAGCCACCCCAGAAGAAGTTGATGTGCAGATAAAACAATACCGTCATGATCAGTTCCCAGATGACAAGAGATTTAATGGCCATAAAG CCCTTGCAGAGGCGTCTGTGATTGTTAGGGAGCACTCTCCGGTGGTGAATCTGTTCATGTGCCTGTGGTTTAATGAGGTGGTGCGATTTACTTCCAGAGATCAACTTAGCTTTCCATACGTTCTATGGCGGCTAAAAGTTGTTAAGAAAATTAATATGTTCCCAGTTTGCATTCGCAAAGATCTTGTCAATAGTATGGGTCACATAAGTAAGGCTAAGCCTCTGAATGTGAGCCGATTATCTTGA
- the LOC103503985 gene encoding probable hexosyltransferase MUCI70 isoform X2 yields the protein MSNNSNSVSIPVSDNELDDMERMRVRVRRKRKKQGNRVNNELAPRVFKMMLKYWLVVFFLLAVGLLLFEATKIGQNSRLETKSEFAATTTPKLDDSKLETVKESGLDKKPDGNLNRLDPVTRMVNGVRERCLKILPPKELEQLDIPVLEGSPVPEIDVNYISDSDNSLSVDKTSFSRQSMNSTRFNLFTGYQTLEQRENSYKVNRTVEVHCGFYSDDGGFKISNEDKTFMRTCTFVVSTCAFGGGDDLYQPIGMSEASLRKVCYVAFWDEVTLSVQESAGRVIGEGGFIGKWRVVVVRDLPFADQRLNGKIPKMLGHRLFPNVKYSIWVDSKSQFRRDPLGVFEALLWRSNSELAISQHGARSSVYDEAGAVVKKHKATPEEVDVQIKQYRHDQFPDDKRFNGHKALAEASVIVREHSPVVNLFMCLWFNEVVRFTSRDQLSFPYVLWRLKVVKKINMFPVCIRKDLVNSMGHISKAKPLNVSRLS from the exons ATGTCCAACAATAGCAACAGTGTATCGATTCCAGTTTCCGACAATGAGTTGGACGACATGGAAAGGATGCGCGTTCGAGTTCGGAGGAAGCGGAAAAAACAAGGTAATCGAGTCAATAACGAGTTGGCTCCTCGAGTTTTTAAAATGATGTTGAAGTATTGGCTTGTTGTTTTCTTCCTTCTTGCCGTTGGCTTGCTTTTGTTTGAGGCAACAAAAATTGGTCAGAATTCAAGGCTGGAGACGAAATCGGAGTTTGCTGCCACAACGACGCCAAAGTTAGACGATTCGAAACTTGAAACTGTCAAGGAGTCGGGGTTGGACAAAAAACCAGATGGAAATTTGAATAGACTCGATCCAGTTACTAGGATGGTTAACGGAGTAAGAGAAC GTTGCTTGAAAATTCTGCCTCCGAAAGAACTTGAGCAATTGGATATTCCTGTGCTAGAAGGTTCGCCAGTTCCCGAGATTGATGTGAACTACATATCTGATAGTGACAATTCGTTGTCAGTAGATAAAACTTCCTTCTCACGACAAAGTATGAATTCAACAAGATTTAATCTATTTACTGGATACCAGACTCTCGAGCAAAGAGAAAACAGTTATAAG GTAAATAGAACTGTTGAGGTACATTGCGGTTTTTACAGCGATGATGGGGGTTTTAAAATTTCTAATGAAGACAAAACTTTCATGCGAACATGCACCTTTGTGGTGTCGACATGTGCATTTGGTGGTGGAGATGATCTTTATCAACCTATTGGAATGTCAGAGGCCTCACTTCGCAAG GTTTGCTATGTTGCGTTTTGGGATGAAGTCACTTTAAGTGTTCAAGAATCAGCGGGACGTGTTATTGGTGAGGGTGGATTTATTGGGAAATGGCGTGTTGTAGTTGTGAGGGATCTTCCCTTCGCTGATCAAAGATTGAATGGCAAAATTCCGAAG ATGTTGGGTCATCGTCTCTTCCCTAATGTGAAGTACTCCATTTGGGTAGATTCAAAGTCTCAGTTCCGGAGAGATCCACTAGGAGTGTTTGAAGCTCTTCTTTGGCGTTCAAATTCTGAACTTGCAATATCACAACATGGAGCTCGTAGTAGTGTCTACGATGAGGCCGGAGCTGTGGTCAAGAAACATAAAGCCACCCCAGAAGAAGTTGATGTGCAGATAAAACAATACCGTCATGATCAGTTCCCAGATGACAAGAGATTTAATGGCCATAAAG CCCTTGCAGAGGCGTCTGTGATTGTTAGGGAGCACTCTCCGGTGGTGAATCTGTTCATGTGCCTGTGGTTTAATGAGGTGGTGCGATTTACTTCCAGAGATCAACTTAGCTTTCCATACGTTCTATGGCGGCTAAAAGTTGTTAAGAAAATTAATATGTTCCCAGTTTGCATTCGCAAAGATCTTGTCAATAGTATGGGTCACATAAGTAAGGCTAAGCCTCTGAATGTGAGCCGATTATCTTGA
- the LOC103503985 gene encoding probable hexosyltransferase MUCI70 isoform X1, which yields MSNNSNSVSIPVSDNELDDMERMRVRVRRKRKKQGNRVNNELAPRVFKMMLKYWLVVFFLLAVGLLLFEATKIGQNSRLETKSEFAATTTPKLDDSKLETVKESGLDKKPDGNLNRLDPVTRMVNGVRERCLKILPPKELEQLDIPVLEGSPVPEIDVNYISDSDNSLSVDKTSFSRQSMNSTRFNLFTGYQTLEQRENSYKSWWLSTSSRNSLVQVNRTVEVHCGFYSDDGGFKISNEDKTFMRTCTFVVSTCAFGGGDDLYQPIGMSEASLRKVCYVAFWDEVTLSVQESAGRVIGEGGFIGKWRVVVVRDLPFADQRLNGKIPKMLGHRLFPNVKYSIWVDSKSQFRRDPLGVFEALLWRSNSELAISQHGARSSVYDEAGAVVKKHKATPEEVDVQIKQYRHDQFPDDKRFNGHKALAEASVIVREHSPVVNLFMCLWFNEVVRFTSRDQLSFPYVLWRLKVVKKINMFPVCIRKDLVNSMGHISKAKPLNVSRLS from the exons ATGTCCAACAATAGCAACAGTGTATCGATTCCAGTTTCCGACAATGAGTTGGACGACATGGAAAGGATGCGCGTTCGAGTTCGGAGGAAGCGGAAAAAACAAGGTAATCGAGTCAATAACGAGTTGGCTCCTCGAGTTTTTAAAATGATGTTGAAGTATTGGCTTGTTGTTTTCTTCCTTCTTGCCGTTGGCTTGCTTTTGTTTGAGGCAACAAAAATTGGTCAGAATTCAAGGCTGGAGACGAAATCGGAGTTTGCTGCCACAACGACGCCAAAGTTAGACGATTCGAAACTTGAAACTGTCAAGGAGTCGGGGTTGGACAAAAAACCAGATGGAAATTTGAATAGACTCGATCCAGTTACTAGGATGGTTAACGGAGTAAGAGAAC GTTGCTTGAAAATTCTGCCTCCGAAAGAACTTGAGCAATTGGATATTCCTGTGCTAGAAGGTTCGCCAGTTCCCGAGATTGATGTGAACTACATATCTGATAGTGACAATTCGTTGTCAGTAGATAAAACTTCCTTCTCACGACAAAGTATGAATTCAACAAGATTTAATCTATTTACTGGATACCAGACTCTCGAGCAAAGAGAAAACAGTTATAAG TCTTGGTGGCTCTCAACAAGCTCTAGGAATTCGTTGGTACAGGTAAATAGAACTGTTGAGGTACATTGCGGTTTTTACAGCGATGATGGGGGTTTTAAAATTTCTAATGAAGACAAAACTTTCATGCGAACATGCACCTTTGTGGTGTCGACATGTGCATTTGGTGGTGGAGATGATCTTTATCAACCTATTGGAATGTCAGAGGCCTCACTTCGCAAG GTTTGCTATGTTGCGTTTTGGGATGAAGTCACTTTAAGTGTTCAAGAATCAGCGGGACGTGTTATTGGTGAGGGTGGATTTATTGGGAAATGGCGTGTTGTAGTTGTGAGGGATCTTCCCTTCGCTGATCAAAGATTGAATGGCAAAATTCCGAAG ATGTTGGGTCATCGTCTCTTCCCTAATGTGAAGTACTCCATTTGGGTAGATTCAAAGTCTCAGTTCCGGAGAGATCCACTAGGAGTGTTTGAAGCTCTTCTTTGGCGTTCAAATTCTGAACTTGCAATATCACAACATGGAGCTCGTAGTAGTGTCTACGATGAGGCCGGAGCTGTGGTCAAGAAACATAAAGCCACCCCAGAAGAAGTTGATGTGCAGATAAAACAATACCGTCATGATCAGTTCCCAGATGACAAGAGATTTAATGGCCATAAAG CCCTTGCAGAGGCGTCTGTGATTGTTAGGGAGCACTCTCCGGTGGTGAATCTGTTCATGTGCCTGTGGTTTAATGAGGTGGTGCGATTTACTTCCAGAGATCAACTTAGCTTTCCATACGTTCTATGGCGGCTAAAAGTTGTTAAGAAAATTAATATGTTCCCAGTTTGCATTCGCAAAGATCTTGTCAATAGTATGGGTCACATAAGTAAGGCTAAGCCTCTGAATGTGAGCCGATTATCTTGA